TTGAAGTATTTGTTTGAGCTCTTTTTTCTTTTTCGGAAAAAAAGCGAGTACGGAAAGCCCGTTTAAACGCCCAAATTTAAATTTTAAAATTCTCCATCACCACCAGAATTTTCTCTTTGACCAGATTTTCTTCCTCTCTGATTTTTCTTCTGATTAAATCTGTATGTAAAATTCAAAGATATTTGACGCATTCTTCTTTGAAACGTTTGATCTGTAATATTTGTTGGGTTTTCTCTACTTGGAGCATAACTTTCAACTTGGTATTTTCTGGTGTTAAATACATCACTAACATTAAAAACTAAGGTTCCTTTGTCTTTTAAGATGTCTTTACTAAATGCTAAATTTGCAGATAAAATACCTTTTACATTACTTTGAGCATCGTTTTTAGGGCCTCTATAAAATATTCTTGTTTGTGATTGAATGTTCCAAGGAAGTGTAATTTTTGCATCGAAACGTGTAAACCAAGAATTATTTTTTGCGTCGAAATTTTGAGTGACTGGAGTACTAACGTTTGTTGCTAAATCGGTAACATTATAAACGTATTCTCCTTTTGTTTCGAATTGATAAAAGTTGAAACTACCAGATAATTTTACTTTTTTACTGGCATTGTAGTTTGCTGTAAACTCAAAACCAGATCTATCTTCTGATGATAAATTAATGGGTTGTCTTACTAAAATGTTGGTTTCTTTACCATTGATAATTCTAACTTCTTGACTATTAATTCTAGCAATATTGTTTGTTGAATGTTGGTAATAGATAGATGAATTCAGAGTTAATTTCCCCCATTTATTTAAATATCCTAAGTCGAAAGAGTTTGTATATGTTGGGTCTAAATCTACATTTCCTTTAGAAATAACGGTTTCACTTGCTCTGTTTTCAAACGGATTTAAATATCTAGAACGTGGTCTTCTTAATCTTCTACTATATCCTAAAGTAAAACTTTGATCTTCTGTTAATTCATATCCGAAATTTAATGTAGGAAACAAATCGGTATATTTTTTAGTATAATCTTCGTTTGTATTAATTAACTTAATATCGATGTTTGTTATTTCTGCCCTTAAACCTAACAAGTATGAGAATTTGTTGATCTTACTCCCAAATTGTGTGTAGAAAGCATTTACATTTTGTGTGAATTCTAGGTTATTAGAAGGATTGTATTCTGGATCTAAATTAGGAGCGATTACTAAATAATCTGAAGTTAAGTCTTGAAAACTTCCACGATAACCTGCTTCAAATTGTGAGTTTTTACCAATTGGTAAAACATAATCTGCTTGTAATAAGTTGTCTAATGAAAGCTCATTTGTAGCATTTGTTTCTGGATTAGTGTCAATAATAATTGCGTTTTCAATTTCTCTATTTGCACTGTGCTGAAAGTCTAACGTTAATTTATGTCCGTTTTCATTAAAGTTATTGGTGTAGTTTAAAGAAAATTGAATTGTTTGATCTATTTCGTCTTCATCTTGAATACGAGTAGAATTGTATAAATTAGTATTAGAAGGATCAAAAGAACTGATATTATTGGTCGATATATTTTGTCCATCAGAATCTCTTAAAAAGATAGTACCAGTAATAGAACTCTTTTTATTTAAAAAATATTCTAATCCAAAATTACCATTAAAGCCTTTTCTAAATCGCTCATTATCTCTGTTTTCTATT
The window above is part of the Polaribacter sp. SA4-12 genome. Proteins encoded here:
- a CDS encoding TonB-dependent receptor domain-containing protein — its product is MKKPLLLLLCLLTSTFLLAQRPSQKGVSITGKIVDAKTNQPLEYATIVLKNTRTQKISGGITDETGAFKISTPKGTYEISVEYISFKTIKLAVQEISSNKNLGIIKLTEDASSLDEVFIIAEKSTVEIRLDKKIYNVGKDMTVKGGTASDVLDNVPSVDVDPEGTVSLRGSENVRILIDGKPSALVGLSGADALKQLPSDAIERVEVITSPSARYDSEGTAGILNIILRKGKASGFNGSISVTVGDPKNYQTAVNLNLRTEKINIFSNFGYSDNGGPGVYNSDITYLSNGSIDSLRIENRDNERFRKGFNGNFGLEYFLNKKSSITGTIFLRDSDGQNISTNNISSFDPSNTNLYNSTRIQDEDEIDQTIQFSLNYTNNFNENGHKLTLDFQHSANREIENAIIIDTNPETNATNELSLDNLLQADYVLPIGKNSQFEAGYRGSFQDLTSDYLVIAPNLDPEYNPSNNLEFTQNVNAFYTQFGSKINKFSYLLGLRAEITNIDIKLINTNEDYTKKYTDLFPTLNFGYELTEDQSFTLGYSRRLRRPRSRYLNPFENRASETVISKGNVDLDPTYTNSFDLGYLNKWGKLTLNSSIYYQHSTNNIARINSQEVRIINGKETNILVRQPINLSSEDRSGFEFTANYNASKKVKLSGSFNFYQFETKGEYVYNVTDLATNVSTPVTQNFDAKNNSWFTRFDAKITLPWNIQSQTRIFYRGPKNDAQSNVKGILSANLAFSKDILKDKGTLVFNVSDVFNTRKYQVESYAPSRENPTNITDQTFQRRMRQISLNFTYRFNQKKNQRGRKSGQRENSGGDGEF